The proteins below are encoded in one region of Fusobacterium sp. DD2:
- a CDS encoding MATE family efflux transporter — protein MDRSNNKILAKREYMLTAPIMKLLIKLSIPTILGMLITVIYNITDTFFIGLLGNPMMIAAIGVSFTITSIIQATGFLIGYGSGNYMSKKIGEEDLDEAEETSTLAIALSILIGVIILLFVFLFTERLSVFLIGRSSSGILEYTIGYLKIVALGAPFTIFSICAYNQLRLCGSPTEGMIGMLTGMLANIILDPLFIFYFGMGFQGAAYATVAGQTLGSIILLFFLKSNLNIRLFNVKFTAERIRHIFIGGTPNFSRQSLTSISLILLNRISINYGAGLVAAMTVSTKIITAIILIVIGWEQAFQPVCAMNFGAKKYERIKKAFIYSLGVGTVYLILSTVAIVTFADRCIEIFLYDRKVIDIGATILKYQSLSLPFIGFYALISMFMQNIGRYGWSLFIAACRQGIIYIPALLILSNSIGKFGVIVAQPLSDVISFLIALNILIQFLSKEKYKI, from the coding sequence ATGGATAGATCAAATAATAAAATTCTTGCCAAACGGGAGTATATGCTCACAGCACCGATTATGAAGCTTCTCATTAAGCTCTCTATTCCAACTATACTGGGAATGCTTATTACAGTTATATATAACATTACAGATACATTCTTTATTGGGCTATTGGGTAATCCGATGATGATTGCAGCTATAGGAGTGAGTTTTACTATTACGAGCATTATCCAGGCTACTGGTTTTTTAATAGGATATGGCAGTGGAAATTATATGTCTAAAAAAATAGGAGAAGAGGATTTAGATGAAGCAGAGGAAACTTCAACTCTTGCTATTGCACTTTCTATTTTGATAGGAGTTATTATTCTGCTCTTTGTATTTCTATTTACAGAGAGACTATCTGTTTTTCTTATTGGAAGGAGTTCTTCTGGAATACTTGAATATACAATTGGGTATTTAAAAATAGTTGCTTTAGGTGCACCTTTTACAATTTTTTCAATATGTGCCTATAACCAATTAAGGCTATGTGGAAGTCCTACAGAGGGTATGATTGGGATGTTAACAGGGATGCTTGCAAATATCATTCTTGATCCACTATTTATTTTTTATTTTGGTATGGGATTTCAGGGAGCTGCATATGCAACAGTAGCAGGTCAGACACTGGGCAGTATTATATTATTATTTTTTTTAAAGTCCAATTTGAATATAAGGTTATTTAATGTTAAATTTACTGCTGAAAGAATAAGACATATTTTCATTGGTGGAACACCTAATTTTTCAAGACAATCTTTGACAAGTATATCACTTATTTTATTAAATAGAATCTCTATAAATTATGGAGCTGGTTTAGTAGCTGCTATGACAGTGAGTACTAAGATTATCACTGCAATTATTCTTATAGTGATAGGTTGGGAGCAGGCTTTTCAACCTGTGTGTGCAATGAATTTTGGTGCTAAAAAATATGAGAGAATAAAAAAGGCATTTATATACAGTCTGGGAGTGGGAACAGTGTATCTGATTCTGTCAACAGTAGCTATTGTGACCTTTGCAGATAGATGTATTGAGATTTTTCTATATGATAGAAAAGTTATTGATATTGGAGCAACTATCTTAAAATATCAATCGTTGAGTTTGCCATTTATAGGATTCTATGCTTTGATTAGCATGTTTATGCAAAATATTGGAAGATATGGCTGGTCATTATTCATTGCAGCTTGTAGACAGGGAATTATCTATATTCCTGCACTGCTGATACTGTCAAATTCAATTGGAAAATTTGGTGTAATAGTAGCACAGCCACTAAGTGATGTAATATCATTTTTAATTGCATTGAATATTTTGATACAGTTTCTATCTAAGGAGAAGTATAAGATTTAG